TGGACGGCGCGCACAGGCGGGTGCGGGGAGCGCATAACACCAACTCTTCAAGAGTTGCGGCGGTCTTGGCGGTGCTGCCGTGAGCGTTGCGATTGTGGGGGCGGGGGAGTGCGACCTCGGGGTGACCGGGCTCTCGACGCAGCACCTGCTGGCGCAGGCGGTGGCGCGGGCGCTCGCGGATGCAGGGCTGCGACTGTCTGATGTGGATGGGATCGCCACCACGGGGCACGGACGGTTTCCGGCCACGCACCTCGCGGACCAGCTCGGGATCCAGCCGGCGTGGACGGACTCGACCGCCGCCGGGGGAGCCGTCTTCGAGATGTATGTCGCCCGCGCCGCACAGGCCATCGCGGCCGGGCAGTGCCGTGTCGTCGTCATCGCGTACGCGTCGAACCAGCGGTCGGCCCGGTCCCGGGTGATCGGCGGTGTCTGGGACCCGGCGCTGCCGGAGGCGCAGTTCGAGCAGCCCTACCAGCCGCTCTGGCCGTTGTCCTACTACGCCATGACGGCCCAGCGCTACCTGCACACCTACCGGCTCGACCGGGCCGACCTGGCGCGGGTCGCCGTCCGGGCGAGGGAGCACGCGCTGCGCAATCCGGCCGCCTTCCGCTACGGAGCCGGGCCGCTCACCGTCGACGACGTGCTCGGCGCGCCGGTCGTGTCGAGCCCGCTCGGCACCCTGGACTGCTGCCTCGTCACCGACGGCGGCGGCGCGGTGGTGCTCACCTCGCTGGACCGGGCCCGTCACCTGCGGAAAGCTCCGATCATCGTGCGGGGTTACGGCGAGGCGGTCACGCACGCCGCGATGTCGACCGCCGACGACCTGCTCGACACGGGCGCCGCCGTCGCCGGGAAGCGAGCCTTCGCGCGGGCCGGGATGACGCCGGGGGAGATCGATGTGGTGCAGACATACGACTCGTTCACCGTGAGCGTGCCGCTCGCGCTGGAGCAGCTCGGCCTCTGCCCACCGGGGACGGGGACCTTCTGGGACGGGGTGCCGGTCAACACGACCGGCGGCGGCCTGTCCTACTGCCATCCGGGCCAGCTCGGGGTGCTGCTGCTCGTCGAGGCGGTCCGGCAGCTGCGTGGCGAGTGCGGCGAGCGGCAGGTGCCG
This portion of the Allocatelliglobosispora scoriae genome encodes:
- a CDS encoding thiolase C-terminal domain-containing protein, which codes for MSVAIVGAGECDLGVTGLSTQHLLAQAVARALADAGLRLSDVDGIATTGHGRFPATHLADQLGIQPAWTDSTAAGGAVFEMYVARAAQAIAAGQCRVVVIAYASNQRSARSRVIGGVWDPALPEAQFEQPYQPLWPLSYYAMTAQRYLHTYRLDRADLARVAVRAREHALRNPAAFRYGAGPLTVDDVLGAPVVSSPLGTLDCCLVTDGGGAVVLTSLDRARHLRKAPIIVRGYGEAVTHAAMSTADDLLDTGAAVAGKRAFARAGMTPGEIDVVQTYDSFTVSVPLALEQLGLCPPGTGTFWDGVPVNTTGGGLSYCHPGQLGVLLLVEAVRQLRGECGERQVPGAASALVHGIGGISSSHAAVILEAG